A genomic stretch from Bos mutus isolate GX-2022 chromosome 4, NWIPB_WYAK_1.1, whole genome shotgun sequence includes:
- the LOC102273181 gene encoding large ribosomal subunit protein eL42 — MVNVPKTRQTFCKKCGKRQPHNVTQYKKGKDSVYAQGKRRYDRKQSGYGGQTKPIFWKKAKTTKKIVLRLECVEPNCRSKRMLAIKRYKHFELGGDKKRKAK, encoded by the coding sequence ATGGTGAACGTTCCAAAAACCCGCCAGACTTTCTGTAAGAAGTGTGGGAAGCGCCAGCCCCACAATGTGACACAGTACAAGAAGGGCAAGGATTCTGTGTATGCTCAGGGAAAGCGGCGTTATGACAGGAAACAGAGTGGCTATGGTGGGCAGACTAAGCCGATTTTCTGGAAAAAGGCTAAAACTACAAAGAAGATTGTACTGAGGCTTGAATGTGTTGAGCCCAACTGTAGATCGAAGAGAATGCTGGCTATTAAGAGATACAAGCATTTTGAGCTGGGAGGTGATAAGAAGAGAAAGGCCAAGTGA